From the genome of Colletotrichum destructivum chromosome 10, complete sequence, one region includes:
- a CDS encoding Putative serine/threonine-protein kinase, active — protein sequence MSNGPPQSMSALHTPQRQNKVDGSHDPVASDTTTLHNAAAADFDEISLPYLANPQIQFQAHTIAPSPPLSESSFQQLEPPSTAAAAAAAAAQRSDPSPLAESNSLRIQTSDFHSTLPTRSDTHTNATLSTPRRPSTGLQHQTSSSSLKPISRTPSFKAAIVNSLGPGSATSSCMPSPILSAMSDVTPLPSPLMSGDSPGPWKRLGVRPPSRDQMPNPTPDSVLVSATGESIAAALANASKRKVYAGLVADGADGSGAKGPASGKAEHARNRSISEYIPDPNYVPKRQITVSGSHTKPANGPDSGNEPHMRRELNLAESRGLTPAIAQPPTPPPSESSRDSTDTTAGNPKTAIPEYFEAYDRTDRKRRRWRAVKTLGQGTFSRVMLATSQVDDDGDSLRADSLTPISQMSQSFRKTLVAVKVCEHGPRGGASEDRIEMSLKRELEIMQSISHPSLVHLKAWNIEPSRAILVLSHCPGGDLFDVATGHRQLLGPALLRRMFAELVGAVRYLHDRRIVHRDIKLENVLVNLTAPELADPATDWTTYPHSVITLTDLGLSRRIADDEKLETRCGSEDYAAPEVIMGLPYDGRATDAWSLGVLLYALLEARLPFDPYPNTMDGHRMRSRTSHRIARAEWRWIEFAGEDGDHEGNEAKFKERGLLGAMEITEGLLQRARSRWTLEKVAEHEWVKGAIQAEGGLRFREEVEGAEV from the exons ATGTCAAACGGCCCACCCCAGTCCATGTCTGCTCTACACACTCCCCAACGGCAGAACAAGGTCGATGGGAGCCACGACCCAGTTGCCTCAGACACAACCACCCTCCACaatgctgctgcagcagacTTCGACGAAATCTCCCTCCCCTATCTTGCAAATCCTCAGATCCAGTTCCAGGCACACACGATagctccctcgccgcccctgTCAGAATCTTCCTTTCAACAACTCGAACCTCCCTcaactgccgccgccgccgccgccgccgccgcccagagATCCGACCCGAGTCCGCTTGCTGAGTCCAACTCACTTCGAATACAGACCTCCGACTTCCACTCGACTCTACCGACACGCTCCGACACTCACACCAACGCCACCCTCTCTacccctcgtcgtccgagtacCGGCCTTCAACATcagacctcgtcttcgagtCTGAAGCCCATATCTCGAACCCCGAGTTTCAAGGCCGCCATTGTCAACAGCCTGGGGCCTGGCTCAGCCACGAGCTCGTGCATGCCCAGCCCCATCCTGTCTGCCATGAGCGACGTCACCCCGCTGCCCTCACCCTTAATGTCAGGAGACTCGCCCGGCCCTTGGAAGCGTCTCGGCGTGCGACCGCCCTCGAGGGACCAGATGCCCAACCCGACCCCCGACTCCGTGCTCGTCTCGGCCACCGGCGAATCAATAGCAGCAGCCCTGGCCAACGCCTCGAAGCGCAAGGTCTACGCCGGTCTGGtggccgatggcgccgacggctcTGGCGCAAAGGGCCCCGCCAGCGGCAAAGCCGAACATGCGCGGAACCGTAGCATCAGCGAGTACATCCCCGACCCGAACTATGTCCCTAAGCGGCAAATTACAGTATCCGGCTCCCATACCAAGCCAGCCAACGGCCCTGATTCCGGTAACGAGCCCCACATGCGCCGCGAGCTGAATCTTGCCGAGTCAAGGGGTTTGACCCCGGCCATTGCCCAGCCTCCAACACCCCCGCCGAGCGAGTCCTCCAGAGACTCGACCGACACGACCGCCGGCAACCCCAAGACGGCGATCCCCGAATACTTTGAAGCCTACGATCGCACCGAcagaaagaggagaagatggagggcCGTCAAGACTCTAGGCCAGGGAACCTTCAGTCGTGTGATGCTGGCTACCAGCCAGGTagacgacgatggtgacTCGTTACGGGCTGACAGCCTGACGCCGATATCGCAAATGTCACAGTCCTTCAGAAAGACTCTCGTCGCAGTAAAGGTCTGCGAGCATGGCCCGCGAGGAGGCGCGAGCGAGGACAGAATCGAAATGTCACTCAAGCGCGAACTCGAAATCATGCAGAGCATCAGCCACCCTTCGCTGGTTCATCTGAAGGCTTGGAACATCGAGCCGAGCCGTGCCATCCTGGTACTCAGCCACTGTCCGGGTGGCGACCTCTTCGACGTGGCTACCGGCCaccgccagctcctcgggccGGCCCTGCTGAGACGAATGTTTGCTGAGCTGGTGGGCGCTGTGAGGTACCTGCATGATCGCAGGATCGTCCATAGGGACATAAAGCTTGAGA ATGTGCTCGTCAACTTGACGGCACCCGAGCTGGCGGATCCTGCGACTGACTGGACGACGTACCCGCACTCGGTCATCACACTGACCGACCTAGGTCTCTCTCGCCGCATTGCGGACGACGAAAAGCTTGAGACACGATGCGGCTCCGAGGATTATGCTGCGCCTGAGGTCATCATGGGCTTGCCTTACGACGGCCGTGCCACTGATGCTTGGTCTCTCGGCGTCTTGCTCTATGCGCTTCTCGAGGCCCGCTTGCCGTTTGACCCCTATCCCAACACAATGGACGGCCACCGGATGCGCAGCCGTACCAGCCACCGCATCGCACGCGCGGAATGGCGCTGGATCGAATTTGCAGGAGAGGACGGCGATCACGAAGGCAACGAAGCTAAGTTCAAAGAGCGTGGTTTGCTGGGCGCCATGGAGATTACCGAGGGTCTTTTGCAGCGCGCCAGGAGTCGGTGGACTCTGGAGAAGGTGGCCGAGCACGAATGGGTCAAGGGGGCGATCCAAGCCGAGGGTGGTCTGCGTTTTCGTGAAGAGGTTGAGGGCGCAGAGGTATGA
- a CDS encoding Putative zn(2)Cys(6) fungal-type DNA-binding domain-containing protein: protein MPADTPGRRASSSMASPPHHHRVSHSASSAAATGKERRVSRACVSCRLRKTRCDLDYGGNPGIPPCRRCVREQKECILATSRRGGRRPRKFVRVPPADGDALRHRQDARQDARQDALAASPPSHNDQIAATATAIDDARSSSANNLESRQGRTLSPPESPGPGTGPGPANGDTDGDGDGPWSCSPEEDGPSGRPASWPGTASQPPSPGRQSTRSLKSSGDIEGHITSSDLLNPSDALNLLAQVADLDGDDDDDSHEEVHDLPGSGGSKPGGVHDKRSPKRGSRKPSTQPLSTHYPPISDGILSVSVAARLLTSYIEHFHPFFPVADKCILTHTPATISSLIEAEPHLLTAIFTVTSKDEPSLSRVNEACSRYMEALISKLIYKGSTTVGAVEALLILAQWAPQRLQEKPTVGRGEEDEGAWMQIGVAIRLGYLQSLEQTGLLSDKTSPSSETFRRKRIVWAACYMSDREVSIRVGKGFWSRGPGPSTIPRSADFPSLRMQEAGSDNYGQLFQAQLELIQLFSNAHDILYSSSSHRAQLYLGGEYVRYIDDFFAVLRKWKIVWGSLNFTPLIKAGLNLSYEFLRLYINAFAFQATINRAITKARQQQQQQQLRAQQYKENRNHAPQQQHDSVKGTPSPRAPARQATTIDSPLFADLASAPDARFIYESMDAANSLLNILNTSVDPATGLRYMPLKYYLYVIYAAVFLFKARLAGALGGEASESVRRSINITIECLQQSSLSAHSLGQRYARLLSLLWRDKPQEQHQPQQQQQRQKQRLQQQPLSCPLTATAAAASGHPDDDVNGLKAASMGPGFAPSSSTYPATTPVVPGMSNPAAGAFGVESHAENQHQNQHGFGGMGSGLGHSTMAAFPPQSDVLCRGFSWRDLDDLGQFIGPADMSFSDPANLAAMGGSISLDDGTAYDILWPGNDVAF, encoded by the exons ATGCCTGCCGACacccccggccgccgggccTCCTCAAGCATGGCCAGCCCCCCGCACCACCATCGGGTCTCCcactcggcgtcgtcggcggcggcaactgGAAAGGAGAGGCGGGTATCGCGGGCTTGCGTTTCCTGCCGGCTCAGGAAGACGAGATGTGACCT TGACTACGGAGGGAACCCGGGTATACCTccctgccgccgctgtgTCCGTGAACAGAAGGAGTGTATACTGGCCACCTCGAGACGAGGCGGGAGGAGGCCCCGGAAGTTCGTCCGTGTCCccccggccgacggcgatgccctgCGCCACCGTCAAGATGCCCGTCAAGATGCCCGTCAAGATGCCCTCGCAGCGTCGCCCCCCTCCCACAACGACCAAAtagccgccaccgccaccgccatcgacgacgccagATCCTCTTCGGCAAACAACCTTGAGAGCCGACAAGGACGTACCCTCAGCCCCCCGGAGTCACCCGGCCCCGGCACCGGTCCCGGTCCCGCTAACGGCGACaccgatggcgacggcgatgggcCGTGGTCCTGCTcgcccgaggaggatggGCCTTCCGGTCggccggcgagctggccCGGGACAGCCTCCCAGCCTCCCAGCCCCGGCAGACAGTCGACGCGGTCTCTCAAGAGCTCGGGCGACATAGAAGGCCACATCACCTCGAGTGACCTCCTCAACCCGTCCGATGCCCTGAACCTCCTGGCCCAGgttgccgacctcgacggcgacgacgacgacgactcccACGAGGAGGTCCACGATCTCCCCGGCAGCGGTGGCAGCAAGCCCGGCGGAGTCCATGACAAGCGCAGCCCCAAGCGAGGTTCGCGAAAACCTTCCACGCAGCCCTTGTCGACTCACTACCCCCCCATCTCGGACGGGATACTGAGCGTCTCGGTAGCAGCGCGTCTACTCACATC ATACATCGAGCACTTCCACCCCTTCTTTCCGGTGGCAGACAAGTGCATCCTCACCCACACGCCCGCCACCATCTCCTCCCTGATAGAGGCGGAGCCCCATCTCCTCACCGCCATCTTCACGGTAACCTCCAAGGACGAGCCCTCGCTGTCACGCGTCAACGAGGCCTGCTCGCGCTACATGGAGGCCCTGATCTCGAAGCTGATCTACAAGGGCTCGaccaccgtcggcgccgtcgaggcgctGTTGATACTCGCCCAGTGGGCGCCTCAAAGGTTGCAGGAGAAGCCCACGGTGGGCaggggcgaggaggacgaagggGCGTGGATGCAGatcggcgtcgccatccGCCTGGGATACCTACAGAGCCTCGAGCAGACGGGGTTGTTGTCGGACAAGACGAGCCCCTCGTCCGAGACCTtcaggaggaagaggataGTCTGGGCCG CTTGCTACATGAGCGACCGCGAAGTCTCGATCCGCGTGGGCAAAGGCTTTTGGTCCCGCGGACCCGGCCCTTCCACCATCCCCCGCTCCGCCGACTTCCCGTCGCTGCGGATGCAGGAAGCCGGGTCCGACAACTACGGGCAGCTGTTCCAAGCGCAGCTCGAGCTGATCCAGCTCTTCAGCAACGCTCATGACATCCTCTACTCATCGTCGAGCCACCGGGCCCAGCTTTATCTGGGCGGCGAGTATGTGAGATACATT GACGACTTCTTTGCCGTCCTCCGAAAATGGAAGATCGTCTGGGGCAGTCTCAACT TCACGCCCCTGATCAAGGCCGGCCTGAACCTCTCTTACGAGTTCCTCCGTCTCTACATCAACGCCTTCGCCTTCCAGGCAACCATCAACCgcgccatcaccaaggcacgccaacaacagcaacagcagcaactACGGGCTCAGCAATACAAAGAAAACCGGAACCAtgcgccgcagcagcagcatgacAGTGTGAAGGGAACCCCGAGTCCTCGGGCACCGGCCCGACAGGCCACGACCATCGACAGCCCCCTCTTCGCCGACCTGGCCAGCGCCCCCGACGCCCGCTTCATCTACGAGTCCATGGACGCCGCCAACTCCCTGCTCAACATCCTCAACACCTCCGTAGACCCCGCCACGGGGCTGCGGTACATGCCCCTGAAGTACTATCTCTACGTCATCTACGCGGCCGTGTTCCTCTTCAAG GCCCGCCTGGCCGGCGCCCTGGGCGGAGAGGCGTCCGAAAGCGTCCGCCGCTCCATCAACATCACAATCGAGTGCCTCCAACAGTCATCCCTGAGCGCACACAGCCTAGGTCAGCGCTACGCCCGTCTGCTCTCCCTTCTCTGGCGAGACAAACCGCAAGAACAACATCaaccgcagcagcagcagcagcgacagaAGCAACGACTACAGCAACAACCTTTGTCATGCCCCCtcaccgccaccgccgccgccgcctcgggccATCCTGATGACGACGTGAATGGCCTCAAAGCGGCATCGATGGGACCAGGTTTCGCCCCGTCTTCCTCCACATACCCCGCCACAACCCCGGTCGTGCCGGGTATGTCGAATCCCGCCGCGGGCGCCTTCGGCGTCGAGTCGCACGCGGAGAACCAGCACCAGAACCAGCACGGCTTCGGAGGCATGGGGAGCGGGCTGGGGCATTCCACCATGGCGGCCTTCCCGCCGCAGTCGGACGTGCTCTGCAGAGGCTTCTCGTGGCGGGACCTGGACGATCTGGGACAGTTCATCGGGCCGGCGGACATGAGCTTCTCGGACCCCGCGAACCTAGCCGCCATGGGCGGGTCCATCAGCTTGGATGACGGGACGGCGTACGATATCCTCTGGCCGGGGAACGACGTGGCGTTTTGA
- a CDS encoding Putative short-chain dehydrogenase/reductase SDR, NAD(P)-binding domain superfamily, with protein sequence MVQYSIRSTDNTTQGRLALVTGASGGIGSSVAHALASEGCDVALHYSSSQSKAEALAQELRSKYPSQLFLPFQADLSSRESTRNLVPGILAHDEISRRHAAVSVLVANAGLGRRIRDPADIGEDDWDEMMEVNARSQFVVTKACLPGMRAQQWGRVVLIGSIASRGGGINGCHYAATKGALCSMGLNLATYLAPEGVTVNIVLPAMIGATGMIATPKSTTWDSKDDLEALRATDPGLAIAASVPVHRLGAPQEVANVVTMFVKTGYLTGQELVLAGGLK encoded by the exons ATGGTTCAGTATAGCATTCGGAGCACAGACAACACCACCCAGGGCCGCCTGGCTCTGGTGACGGGAGcaag CGGTGGCATCGGCTCGTCCGTTGCACACGCTCTCGCTTCCGAGGGATGCGACGTCGCGTTGCACTATTCTTCAAGCCAG AGTAAAGCCGAGGCTCTAGCTCAGGAGCTGCGGTCCAAGTACCCCTCGCaactcttcctccccttccaggCCGACCTCTCGTCCAGGGAGTCGACGCGCAACTTGGTCCCGGGCATCCTCGCGCACGACGAAATCTCGCGCAGGCATGCGGCCGTCTcggtcctcgtcgccaacgccgggCTCGGGCGCCGCATCCGCGACCCGGCCGAcattggcgaggacgactgggacgagatgatggaggtcAACGCGCGCAGTCAGTTCGTCGTCACCAAGGCCTGCCTCCCCGGCATGCGGGCCCAGCAGTGGGGGAGGGTCGTTCTCATCGGAAGCATCGCgagccgcggcggcggcatcaacgGTTGCCACTACGCCGCCACCAAGGGCGCGCTCTG CTCAATGGGCCTCAACCTGGCCACCTATTTGGCGCCTGAGGGCGTCACTGTCAACATT GTTCTACCTGCGATGATCGGTGCAACTGGCATGATTGCAACACCAAAGTCAAC TACGTGGGATAGCAaagacgacctcgaggctcTTCGGGCCACGGACCCCGGgctggccatcgccgcgAGCGTCCCCGTCCACCGACTCGGGGCACCCCAGGAAGTGGCCAACGTCGTGACCAT GTTCGTCAAGACGGGATACCTCACCGGCCAGGAGCTTgttctcgccggcggcttGAAATGA
- a CDS encoding Putative major facilitator, sugar transporter, major facilitator superfamily, with protein sequence MGELCGQRLVLAVSVLTSLGFMLIGYDNGLMGGLVNAPAFNSTFDSPDPTMTGLIVAIYEIGCFFGCVATAIFGEKYGRRKTIWAGCFVMVIGAVLQAAAYGRALLIVGRIVSGIGMGIVNSTVPVLQAEFSPKASRGIYVCAQLSTLNFGIFLVYWIDYAFSTHTESYAWRIPVILQCLCLLPMFIILHFIPETPRWLAAHDRSDECLAVLQRLKCDEEDDESIQILHSSIMQTVSYESSVSASSWRDIFVRDRIQSQKRFLIACAIQGFQQLGGINAIIYYSSTLFEKSIGFDRHMSSLMSGFLQTWFFVASFIPWFLIDRVGRRPLLLSMISVMAAVMAVQAALIYQVQNATAIAKAAGIGAAAMLFVFQGAFTIGFQATVWVYPSEILPLRIRQLGSSISSATNWLFNYMIVQITPISIDSIGWRTYIIFAVLNATWVPIIYLFFPETKGLELEDVDLLFSDDTFIDMPHGRDDKQDVWNIEEVRR encoded by the exons ATGGGCGAACTCTGTGGACAACGGCTCGTTCTGGCCGTCAGCGTCCTGACTTCGTTGGGTTTCATGCTGATAGGTTACGACAATGGTCTCATGGGCGGATTAG TCAACGCGCCGGCATTCAACTCGACTTTCGACTCGCCGGAcccgacgatgacgggccTCATTGTGGCCATCTACGAGA TCGGCTGCTTTTTCGGGTGCGTGGCGACGGCCATCTTTGGCGAGAAGTACGGCCGCCGGAAAACCATCTGGGCCGGCTGTTTCGTCATGGTTATCGGAGCCGTCCTGCAGGCCGCCGCGTACGGGCGGGCGCTGCTCATCGTCGGACGCATCGTCTCGGGGATCGGCATGGGCATTGTCAACTCAACTGTCCCGGTACTGCAGGCCGAGTTCAGCCCCAAGGCCAGTCGAGGAATCT ATGTTTGCGCGCAGCTTTCCACCTTGAACTTCGGCATCTTCCTGGTCTACTGGATCGACTACGCCTTCTCGACGCACACAGAAAGCTACGCGTGGAGAATCCCGGTCATCCTACAGTGCCTGTGTCTTCTTCCAATGTTCATCATCCTGCACTTCATACCGGAGACGCCGAGGTGGCTGGCGGCCCACGACCGATCGGACGAGTGCCTCGCCGTCCTGCAGCGCCTCAAgtgcgacgaggaggacgacgagtccATACAGATCCTCCACAGCTCCATCATGCAGACCGTGTCCTACGAGTCGTCCGTGAGCGCGAGCTCCTGGAGGGACATATTCGTGCGGGACCGCATCCAGAGCCAGAAGAGATTCCTCATCGCCTGCGCCATCCAGGGCTTCCAGCAACTGGGAGGAATCAACGCTATCATTT ATTACAGCAGCACCCTTTTCGAGAAGAGCATCGGCTTCGACAGACACATGTCGAGTCTCATGTCTGGTTTCCTTCAGACTTGGTTCTTCGTCGCTTCGTTCATCCCGTGGTTCTTGATAGACCGCGTGGGAAGACGACCTTTG CTTCTCTCCATGATCAGCGTCATGGCGGCCGTCATGGCAGTCCAAGCAGCTCTCATCTACCAAGTTCAGAATGCCACCGCAATCGCCAAAGCCGCCGGCATTGGCGCTGCAGCAATGCTTTTCGTCTTCCAGGGCGCCTTCACCATCGGCTTCCAAGCAACAGTCTGGGTCTACCC TTCTGAGATATTGCCGCTGAGGATCCGGCAGCTGGGCTCGTCCATTTCCAGTGCAACCAACTGGTTGTTCAACTAC ATGATTGTTCAAATCACGCCCATCTCCATCGACAGCATCGGGTGGAGGACATACAtcatcttcgccgtcctGAACGCAACCTGGGTGCCCATCATCTACCTCTTCTTTCCCGAAACCAAGGGCCTGGAGCTGGAGGACGTGGATCTTTTGTTTTCAGACGATACATTTATTGACATGCCCCACGGACGGGACGATAAGCAAGACGTGTGGAACATTGAGGAAGTCAGGAGATAG
- a CDS encoding Putative six-bladed beta-propeller, TolB, SMP-30/Gluconolactonase/LRE-like region, which yields MANASAFVVYNDRVKTLFGPAPTLELLHENQDYPFAHEAGVFIERNNTLFVTSNQFSDHTAGGRKIQICRVTLPPPNGAAKAQCEEIHPAIITMANGGVNYLDGIVFCAQGTMDSPGGLVFMEAEPPYQTRMMVNSFHGREFNSLNDVVGHSDGSLWFTDPIYGYEQGIRPRPKLPNQVYRYDPIHGSIRAMADGFGRPNGICFSPDEKVVYITDTDWIHGDGSTDLTRASTIYAFDVVSYSGEPFLTNRRLFAMASEGIPDGIKCDVHGNVYSGCGDGLNIWSPGGVLLGKILVQGGAANFCFGRNGEVFILNENRLWRAKLADETKGALLCI from the exons ATGGCGAACGCCTCCGCCTTTGTCGTCTACAACGACCGCGTGAAGACGCTCTTCGGCCCCGCGCCGAcgctcgagctgctgcatgAGAACCAGGACTACCCGTTCGCCCACGAGGCGGGCGTCTTCATCGAGCGCAACAACACGCTCTTCGTCACGAGCAACCAGTTCAGCGACCAtaccgccggcggccgcaAGATCCAGATATGCCGCGTcaccctgccgccgcccaacGGGGCCGCCAAGGCGCAGTGCGAGGAGATCCAcccggccatcatcaccatggccaacggcggcgtcaactacctcgacggcatcgtcttctGCGCCCAGGGCACCATGGACTCGCCGGGCGGGCTCGTCTTTATGGAGGCGGAGCCGCCGTACCAGACGCGCATGATGGTCAACTCGTTCCACGGCCGCGAGTTCAACTCGctcaacgacgtcgtcggccacaGCGACGGGTCGCTCTGGTTCACCGACCCCATCTACGGATACGAACAGGGCATCCGGCCCCGGCCCAAGCTGCCGAACCAGGTCTACAGATACGACCCGATCCACGGCTCCATCAGAGCGATGGCGGACGGCTTTGGGAGGCCCAACGGCATCTGCTTCAGCCCCGACGAGAAGGTGGTCTACATCACCGACACCGACTGGATCCACGGCGACGGGTCAACTGACCTCACAAGGGCATCGACCAT CTACGCTTTCGACGTGGTCTCGTACTCGGGAGAGCCCTTCCTGACGAACAGGAGGCTCTTCGCCATGGCCTCCGAGGGGATCCCGGACGGCATCAAGTGCGACGTGCACGGCAACGTCTAcagcggctgcggcgacggcctcaaCATCTGGTCGCCCGGCGGCGTGCTGCTTGGCAAgatcctcgtccagggcggcgccgccaacTTCTGCTTCGGGCGCAACGGGGAGGTCTTCATCCTGAACGAAAATCGTCTCTGGAGGGCCAAGCTGGCAGACGAGACAAAGGGGGCGTTGCTGTGTATCTAA
- a CDS encoding Putative alpha/beta hydrolase-3 codes for MAPRSREELLAYGKPDPLFEAELAARPMRDPQPSDPYFGRDDFFAMREHRATRLRESHHLRYLPGPIPDQVREEDRKITARDGHELVVRIYTPVKAPREGSPLIVMYHEGGWSAGDLSDEEVNCRLFSRDLGAVCVNVDYRLAPEFAFPTGINDCWDALQWAAENASNLNADPSRGFIIGGGSAGGNIVAVLAHLARDDKLSPPLTGQYLCVPAIMCFLPPEAIPEQYRSEYLSHPSVTPCKDPVVGPNMDEKIAGVQVILRPDMESPLFVPFHSGRVGQGHKGLPPAYFQVAGLDPLRDEALIYERVLREEAGVKTKLDIYPGLPHYFWTNFPRLEASRKFVEDTVKGVRWLLQQQ; via the exons ATGGCACCCCGAAGTCGTGAAGAGCTCTTGGCCTATGGGAAGCCCGATCCCCTTTTCGAGGCT GAGCTCGCGGCCCGGCCCATGCGAGACCCCCAGCCGAGCGATCCTTACTTCGGCCGGGACGACTTCTTCGCGATGCGAGAGCATCGGGCTACGCGCCTCCGCGAGTCCCACCACCTGCGCTACCTCCCGGGGCCCATCCCCGACCAGGTCCGGGAGGAGGACCGCAAGATCACCGCCAGAGACGGCCATGAACTCGTCGTCCGGATATACACCCCCGTGAAAGCCCCACGCGAGGGGAGCCCGCTCATCGTCATGTATCACGAGGGCGGCTGGTCCGCGGGCGATCTttcggacgaggaggtgaACTGCCGCCTCTTCAGTCGGGACTTGGGGGCCGTCTGCGTCAACGTTGATTACCG gcTCGCACCCGAGTTCGCCTTCCCGACAGGCATCAACGATTGCTGGGACGCGCTGCAATGG gccgccgagaacgcgTCAAACCTGAACGCAGACCCTTCTCGCGgcttcatcatcggcggcggctctgcCGGCGGTAATATCGTCGCTGTCCTCGCCCACCTCGCCCGCGACGACAAGCTCTCTCCGCCCTTGACAGGACAGTACCTCTGCGTGCCGGCCATCATGTGCTTCCTGCCTCCGGAGGCCATTCCCGAACAGTACCGTTCCGAATACCTCAGCCACCCCTCCGTCACGCCCTGCAAGGACCCCGTCGTGGGCCCCAACATGGACGAGAAGATCGCCGGTGTGCAGGTCATCTTGAGGCCGGACATGGAGAGCCCGCTTTTCGTCCCCTTCCACTCCGGGAGGGTCGGGCAGGGGCACAAGGGCTTGCCTCCCGCCTACTTCCAGGTGGCCGGGTTGGATCCCCTGCGGGACGAGGCCCTCATCTACGAGCGCGTGCTGAGGGAAGAGGCAGGCGTCAAGACCAAGCTCGACATCTACCCGGGGCTTCCGCACTACTTCTGGACAAACTTCCCACGTCTCGAGGCGAGCAGGAAGTTCGTGGAAGACACCGTCAAAGGTGTCCGATGGCTACTACAGCAGCAGTAG